In a single window of the Veillonella sp. genome:
- the rpmA gene encoding 50S ribosomal protein L27 has product MFTFDLQLFAHKKGVSSTRNGRDSESKRLGVKCHDGSIVKSGNIIVRQRGTHFHPGTNVGIGKDDTLFALVPGKVAFERAGRYNRKVSVYPVEA; this is encoded by the coding sequence ATGTTTACTTTTGATTTGCAATTGTTCGCACATAAAAAAGGTGTGTCCAGTACTCGTAACGGTCGTGATAGTGAATCTAAACGTCTTGGTGTTAAATGCCATGATGGTTCCATCGTAAAGAGCGGTAACATCATCGTTCGTCAACGTGGTACTCACTTCCACCCTGGTACTAACGTAGGTATCGGTAAAGATGACACTTTATTCGCACTTGTGCCTGGTAAAGTAGCATTTGAACGTGCTGGTCGTTATAACCGTAAAGTTAGCGTATACCCTGTAGAAGCTTAA
- a CDS encoding ribosomal-processing cysteine protease Prp — translation MVSIGIQRNGDGQVIGCHMSGHAGYDDHGFDIVCAAVSALSATAMLGLTQIAQQEGDYTNSEGRCDMVLSGTINQSGQDILGTMLLGLKEISRQYPEFVQIHEI, via the coding sequence ATGGTTTCCATTGGAATCCAGCGGAATGGTGATGGTCAAGTAATTGGTTGTCACATGTCCGGTCATGCAGGATATGATGATCATGGCTTCGATATCGTATGTGCTGCAGTGTCTGCCTTATCGGCAACGGCAATGTTAGGACTTACCCAAATTGCTCAGCAAGAAGGGGACTATACGAATAGCGAAGGTCGATGTGATATGGTTCTCTCTGGTACGATTAACCAGAGTGGACAGGATATTCTGGGGACTATGCTCCTTGGTTTAAAGGAAATTAGCCGTCAATATCCAGAGTTTGTCCAAATACACGAAATATAG
- the rplU gene encoding 50S ribosomal protein L21: MYAIIKTGGKQYRVAEGDVITIEKLEAAANESVTFEEVLTVVNDGDVKVGAPLVNGAKVTGTVLEHGKGKKILVFKYKAKSNYRRRQGHRQPFTKVRIESIQA, from the coding sequence ATGTACGCAATTATTAAAACTGGTGGTAAACAATATCGCGTTGCTGAAGGCGATGTAATTACTATCGAAAAATTGGAAGCAGCTGCTAACGAATCCGTTACATTCGAAGAAGTTTTGACTGTAGTGAATGACGGCGACGTTAAAGTTGGCGCTCCTCTTGTAAACGGTGCAAAAGTTACAGGTACAGTTCTTGAGCATGGTAAAGGTAAAAAAATCTTAGTATTCAAATACAAAGCTAAATCCAACTACCGTCGTCGTCAAGGCCATCGTCAACCGTTCACAAAAGTTCGTATTGAATCTATCCAAGCTTAA